A genomic stretch from Patescibacteria group bacterium includes:
- the atpF gene encoding F0F1 ATP synthase subunit B, which translates to MENLIETFHIDVKLIIAQMVNFAIVFAVLYWFAFKPIARVMAERTAKIEKGLLDAKKVEEKLSETQAEFNKAMVLAKQQANIILEKAAVDADARKQEMIARAKEEIGAIINQEKQKMQTEKEITLKEIKKEAADLVIAAVEKILGEKIDEKKDREMIKKMIR; encoded by the coding sequence ATGGAAAATTTGATAGAAACATTCCACATTGACGTTAAATTGATAATCGCGCAGATGGTTAATTTTGCCATTGTGTTCGCGGTTTTGTATTGGTTTGCTTTTAAGCCCATAGCCCGCGTTATGGCCGAGAGAACGGCTAAAATTGAAAAAGGGCTTTTAGACGCGAAAAAAGTTGAAGAAAAATTAAGCGAGACGCAGGCGGAATTCAATAAAGCCATGGTTCTAGCCAAGCAGCAAGCCAATATTATTTTAGAGAAAGCCGCGGTTGACGCCGACGCGCGTAAACAGGAGATGATCGCGCGCGCCAAAGAAGAAATCGGGGCGATTATCAACCAGGAAAAACAGAAAATGCAGACAGAAAAAGAAATTACTTTAAAAGAAATAAAGAAAGAAGCGGCGGATTTGGTTATTGCGGCGGTGGAGAAGATTTTAGGCGAAAAAATTGATGAAAAAAAAGATAGGGAAATGATTAAAAAAATGATAAGGTAA
- a CDS encoding ATP synthase F0 subunit C — protein sequence MDTVMLAKALAIGIGSIAPALSIGMIGAKAMEAIGRNPEAAGKILVPMLLAAAFAEAVAIYALVIAFSIK from the coding sequence ATGGACACAGTAATGTTAGCTAAGGCTTTAGCCATCGGCATCGGTTCAATCGCGCCGGCTTTAAGCATCGGCATGATCGGAGCCAAGGCCATGGAAGCCATCGGCCGCAACCCGGAAGCAGCCGGTAAGATTTTAGTCCCCATGCTTTTGGCCGCCGCTTTCGCTGAAGCGGTTGCCATTTATGCCCTGGTCATTGCCTTTAGCATTAAGTAA
- the atpB gene encoding F0F1 ATP synthase subunit A — MILPPAAAETEIQATPSEIYPVKSGEAGAHSSEQFNEIKTESTLFSEQIFKFHNFPITNSLLNTWLVVLLVVIFGLFLRSRIKLVPKGVQNAVEAVIEMLLDIFDSVTGSRPKTLKYFPFVLSFFVFILLNNWLGLLPGVGSIGQVAAEHGEKVFIPFFRGGTADLNTTLALAIIGVVFSHIFSVIALGFWKYINKFINIKALLEIPKKVIKDPAIIFVNPIKVFVGLIEIVGEAAKVASLSFRLFGNIFAGEVLLASMSALLAFGLPIPFMFLEIIVGLVQAFIFAVLILAYLSMNTVEEEH, encoded by the coding sequence ATGATATTGCCGCCAGCGGCCGCTGAAACTGAAATTCAGGCAACGCCTTCCGAGATTTACCCCGTTAAATCCGGCGAAGCCGGAGCTCACAGCAGCGAACAATTTAACGAGATAAAGACGGAGAGCACTTTATTCTCCGAGCAGATTTTTAAATTCCATAATTTCCCCATAACCAATTCTCTGCTTAATACTTGGCTGGTAGTTTTATTGGTGGTTATTTTCGGCTTATTTTTAAGATCAAGAATCAAGCTTGTGCCCAAAGGCGTTCAGAACGCGGTGGAGGCGGTTATAGAAATGCTTTTAGACATATTTGATTCGGTAACCGGTTCGCGGCCGAAGACTTTAAAATATTTTCCTTTTGTCTTAAGTTTTTTCGTTTTTATTTTATTGAATAATTGGCTCGGTCTTTTGCCCGGTGTCGGTTCAATCGGGCAAGTAGCGGCCGAACATGGCGAAAAAGTTTTTATTCCTTTTTTCCGCGGCGGCACGGCTGATTTAAATACCACTTTAGCCCTAGCCATTATCGGCGTGGTTTTCAGCCATATTTTTTCCGTAATCGCTTTAGGCTTTTGGAAATATATAAATAAATTCATAAATATCAAAGCCCTGCTGGAAATACCCAAGAAAGTCATTAAGGATCCGGCGATTATTTTCGTCAACCCGATTAAAGTATTCGTCGGCTTGATAGAAATCGTCGGCGAAGCGGCCAAAGTCGCCAGCCTGTCCTTTCGTCTTTTCGGCAATATTTTCGCCGGCGAAGTATTGCTCGCCTCCATGTCGGCCTTATTGGCTTTCGGTTTGCCCATTCCCTTTATGTTTTTAGAAATAATCGTCGGCTTAGTCCAAGCTTTTATTTTCGCGGTTTTGATTTTAGCATATTTATCTATGAACACGGTAGAAGAGGAGCATTAG
- a CDS encoding AtpZ/AtpI family protein, with amino-acid sequence MAEETNPEKPAGRKLSQAAWWQPAVMIVSRLSVWIAAPIIIALYLGKWLDKKYDSAPKLLLLCIGIAFIASMAGLIKNTIAEYKKISELGKSGESDKNK; translated from the coding sequence ATGGCGGAGGAGACAAATCCGGAAAAGCCAGCCGGGAGAAAATTAAGCCAAGCGGCCTGGTGGCAGCCGGCGGTAATGATAGTTTCCAGATTATCGGTTTGGATAGCCGCGCCGATAATTATCGCCCTGTATCTTGGCAAATGGCTTGATAAGAAATATGACAGCGCGCCCAAACTGCTATTACTTTGCATCGGCATCGCTTTTATCGCCTCAATGGCCGGTTTGATAAAAAATACCATCGCCGAGTATAAAAAAATCAGCGAGTTAGGTAAAAGCGGAGAGTCGGATAAAAATAAATAA
- a CDS encoding TatD family hydrolase — protein MLIDTHAHINFNAFKDDADEVIRRSLANDTFMILVGAETKTSKRALEYANKYEKGVYAAVGLHPMHTHEQEARGDDYDFTTREEEFSYDVYEKLAQFKKVVAVGEIGLDYYHVDVKSDLAAVKQKQKEVFLRQLELADNLKLPVIIHCRQAHDDMLEILKTFKKDHKASLPKDKAWGVMHCFSGDEELAWQYFSLGLNISFTGLITFSAKWDDLIRRIPNDKFMVETDCPFMTPEPFRGQRNEPLLVKKVAERIAEIKNLSFERIAEISTNNARKIFNI, from the coding sequence ATGTTAATCGATACCCACGCGCATATAAATTTTAACGCCTTTAAAGACGACGCCGACGAGGTGATACGCCGCTCTTTAGCTAATGATACTTTTATGATTTTAGTCGGCGCGGAAACAAAAACTTCCAAGCGCGCTTTAGAGTACGCCAATAAATACGAGAAGGGTGTTTATGCCGCGGTCGGATTGCACCCTATGCATACGCACGAGCAGGAAGCCCGAGGAGATGATTATGATTTTACTACGCGCGAGGAAGAATTCAGCTATGACGTTTATGAAAAATTAGCGCAGTTTAAAAAAGTGGTGGCCGTAGGCGAAATCGGTTTGGATTATTATCATGTTGACGTAAAATCCGATCTGGCCGCGGTTAAGCAGAAGCAAAAAGAAGTTTTTTTGCGCCAGCTTGAATTAGCCGATAATTTAAAATTGCCGGTTATCATCCACTGCCGCCAGGCGCATGATGATATGCTGGAAATTTTAAAAACTTTTAAAAAGGACCATAAAGCCAGCCTGCCTAAAGATAAGGCTTGGGGCGTAATGCATTGTTTCTCCGGCGACGAAGAATTGGCTTGGCAATATTTTAGCTTAGGCTTAAATATTTCTTTTACCGGGCTGATAACTTTTTCCGCCAAATGGGATGATTTAATCCGGCGCATACCTAATGATAAATTTATGGTTGAAACCGACTGCCCTTTTATGACGCCGGAGCCGTTTCGCGGCCAGCGCAATGAGCCATTGTTAGTTAAAAAAGTGGCGGAAAGAATCGCGGAGATTAAGAATTTAAGCTTTGAAAGAATAGCTGAAATTAGCACAAATAACGCTAGAAAAATTTTTAATATTTAG
- a CDS encoding L-threonylcarbamoyladenylate synthase, whose amino-acid sequence MQSIKIDVNKIVQEEISLIADYLKRGQVLAYPTDTIYGLGCDALNAEAIKRINKIKGEKRAKPLLILISDFEMLKKYCFVNLEQMEYLKDIWERPHPSFSLARRGVLGPVTVILKRRPNLPVELTGGLNSIGVRLPDNDFLIKIINGVGLPIVSTSLNKKGEKPLTNVKNLDKHFKYFPDLVIDAGECKRTKPSRLVDIRDIKNIKVLRK is encoded by the coding sequence ATGCAAAGTATAAAAATAGATGTAAATAAAATTGTTCAGGAGGAGATAAGCTTGATTGCGGATTATTTAAAGCGCGGGCAAGTATTAGCGTATCCGACCGATACGATTTATGGGCTAGGTTGCGACGCGCTAAACGCCGAAGCCATAAAAAGAATAAATAAAATTAAGGGCGAGAAAAGAGCTAAGCCATTGCTTATTTTAATTAGCGATTTTGAGATGCTAAAAAAATATTGCTTTGTGAATTTAGAGCAGATGGAATATTTAAAGGATATTTGGGAAAGACCTCACCCTAGCTTCTCCTTAGCAAGGAGAGGAGTTTTAGGGCCGGTTACCGTAATTTTAAAAAGACGGCCGAATTTACCGGTTGAATTAACCGGCGGCTTAAACAGCATCGGCGTCAGATTGCCAGATAATGATTTTTTGATTAAAATAATCAATGGGGTCGGCCTGCCGATTGTCTCTACCAGTCTAAATAAAAAAGGAGAAAAGCCGCTGACCAATGTAAAAAATCTAGATAAGCATTTTAAATATTTCCCGGATTTAGTAATTGACGCCGGAGAATGCAAAAGAACCAAGCCGTCAAGGCTAGTAGATATTAGGGATATTAAAAATATAAAAGTTTTGAGAAAATAA
- a CDS encoding MTAP family purine nucleoside phosphorylase translates to MKQKTCLIGGSGLMSSDLFNDFKPVKIKNKYGRAVIYRREEVFFIQRHQGNLPPQRINFKAYFKALADYGVKKIISFNSAGSLKKSVKAPGFLIPHDFISLNGNQTFFNDKIVHTTPVFSQELRELLIKICGQINLPIYKKGVYLQAAGPRFETAAEIKMFSKFADVVGMTLASEVILAAEIGLPIAAVSSIDNYANGVSGHLDYKTGALNNLKTVESIVKKLL, encoded by the coding sequence ATGAAACAAAAAACTTGCTTAATCGGCGGCAGCGGCTTAATGTCGTCGGATTTATTTAACGATTTTAAGCCGGTAAAAATAAAAAATAAATACGGGCGGGCGGTTATTTACCGCCGCGAAGAAGTTTTTTTTATTCAGCGGCATCAGGGGAATTTACCGCCGCAGCGGATTAATTTCAAAGCATACTTTAAGGCTTTGGCCGATTACGGCGTTAAAAAAATTATTTCTTTCAACTCGGCCGGCAGTTTGAAAAAAAGCGTAAAAGCGCCCGGATTTTTAATACCCCATGACTTTATCAGTTTAAACGGCAATCAGACTTTTTTTAACGATAAAATCGTCCACACCACGCCGGTTTTTTCTCAAGAATTAAGAGAGTTGTTAATAAAAATTTGCGGACAGATAAATTTGCCTATTTATAAAAAAGGAGTGTATTTACAGGCGGCCGGGCCGAGGTTTGAAACCGCGGCTGAAATAAAAATGTTTTCTAAATTCGCCGACGTGGTCGGCATGACCTTAGCTTCAGAGGTTATTTTAGCCGCGGAAATCGGCTTGCCAATCGCCGCCGTTAGTTCAATTGATAATTACGCGAACGGCGTTTCCGGGCATCTAGATTATAAAACCGGCGCGCTGAACAATTTAAAAACAGTTGAAAGTATAGTGAAAAAATTATTATAA
- a CDS encoding PEP/pyruvate-binding domain-containing protein encodes MFTKIFKQLSYKDAGEAGGKGANLGEMTKTKMPVPPGFVVLAAAFDRFLEETDLGVDVAAILKKVNYKDINSVDKASNVIRGLIHDQAMPDDIKKEILAEYYKLRGKPHPRPLLSKEREFFVAVRSSATAEDSSVASWAGELETYLDTTKKDLIENVKKCWSSLFTPRAIFYRHEKKLLKTKVSVAVVIQHMIESEISGIAFTVHPVTKDKNQMIIEAGWGLGEAIVSGQITPDAYVIDKQNLSIMDINIAKQKIMIIRKTGGGIKRAVVPKAKQEKQKLNGKQIIELTKICANIEKHYKKPQDIEWAFARGKFYITQSRPITTL; translated from the coding sequence ATGTTTACCAAAATTTTTAAACAACTTTCTTATAAAGACGCGGGCGAGGCTGGAGGTAAGGGAGCTAACTTAGGGGAGATGACAAAAACCAAAATGCCTGTTCCGCCCGGGTTTGTGGTTTTAGCCGCGGCTTTCGATCGGTTTTTAGAAGAAACCGACTTAGGCGTTGACGTAGCGGCGATTTTAAAGAAAGTAAATTATAAAGATATAAATTCGGTAGATAAGGCGTCAAATGTTATCCGCGGTTTAATCCATGATCAGGCTATGCCGGACGACATAAAAAAAGAAATTTTAGCGGAATATTATAAATTAAGAGGAAAACCTCACCCCCGCCCTCTCCTTAGCAAAGAGAGGGAGTTCTTCGTGGCCGTGCGCTCGTCGGCTACGGCCGAAGATTCGTCCGTGGCTTCCTGGGCCGGAGAATTAGAAACTTATTTAGATACAACCAAAAAAGATTTAATAGAAAATGTTAAAAAATGTTGGTCATCGCTTTTTACGCCGCGAGCGATTTTTTATCGTCATGAAAAAAAATTATTAAAAACCAAAGTTAGCGTAGCCGTGGTTATCCAACATATGATAGAGTCGGAAATTTCCGGCATCGCTTTTACCGTGCACCCGGTGACCAAAGATAAAAATCAGATGATTATTGAAGCCGGCTGGGGGCTAGGCGAAGCCATAGTGTCAGGCCAAATAACACCGGACGCCTATGTTATTGACAAACAAAATTTATCAATAATGGATATAAATATTGCTAAGCAGAAAATAATGATAATTAGAAAAACCGGCGGTGGAATTAAGCGCGCGGTTGTGCCAAAAGCTAAACAGGAAAAACAAAAACTAAATGGCAAACAGATTATTGAATTAACTAAAATTTGTGCTAATATAGAGAAGCATTATAAAAAGCCGCAAGATATAGAATGGGCTTTTGCTCGCGGTAAATTTTATATTACTCAATCCAGGCCGATAACGACGCTATAA
- a CDS encoding PEP-utilizing enzyme encodes MSEEKYLILRDRELMLTPNIWNAEVQTSPKLKQIYGKYLRYTWIIFQAGRARSIYLKNEWERMGKYIAGRMMKGKTYFKNLEYQVAARRKRIKNLINEIKSVNFSKISLDNLIKQALKIKKVWTDFELANVYAWHLGGDYYLELLGKKLKISPEDLPALTMPKEKTQVLKFEIDYLKNLKALKNKKLKAAAAAERLADDYGWLPYNYDGPVYWDKKYFLKKLLKEKMSLVKIENQLKRINKKDLAEKNNRFKLLKKYDFTPSELKLIEAARTFGVWIDERKKYDYRLNYIYGLILLELGGRYKLDYKHLKYLFIDELPLAKDRELVFKLAEERIKKQFIVKYDSGKRRLMKLKETKIFLKDLSKRFKPAEIKGQVACRGNKKIYRGVVKVLVSGKEAGKVKNRDFLATAMTTPDYIQAMKKAIGFITDEGGVTCHAAIISREMNKPCIIGTKIATKILHDGDLVEVDADKGIVKIIK; translated from the coding sequence ATGTCTGAAGAAAAATATTTAATTTTAAGAGACCGAGAGCTCATGCTGACACCAAACATTTGGAATGCAGAAGTCCAGACATCACCAAAATTAAAACAAATTTACGGGAAATATTTAAGATATACCTGGATTATTTTTCAAGCAGGCAGGGCAAGATCAATTTATTTGAAAAATGAATGGGAAAGAATGGGCAAGTATATCGCCGGCAGGATGATGAAAGGAAAAACATACTTTAAAAATTTGGAATATCAGGTGGCGGCGCGCAGAAAAAGAATTAAAAATTTGATAAATGAAATAAAATCAGTTAATTTTTCAAAAATTAGTTTGGATAATCTGATAAAGCAGGCCTTAAAAATCAAAAAAGTATGGACGGATTTTGAATTAGCTAATGTTTACGCTTGGCATCTGGGAGGCGATTATTATTTAGAATTATTGGGAAAGAAATTAAAAATTAGCCCAGAAGATTTGCCCGCCTTAACGATGCCCAAAGAAAAAACCCAGGTTTTGAAATTTGAAATTGATTATTTAAAAAATTTAAAAGCATTAAAAAATAAAAAATTAAAGGCCGCGGCCGCGGCCGAAAGATTAGCGGATGATTACGGCTGGCTGCCGTATAATTACGACGGACCGGTATATTGGGATAAAAAATATTTTCTTAAAAAACTGCTGAAAGAAAAAATGTCTTTGGTAAAAATCGAGAATCAGTTAAAACGGATTAATAAAAAAGATTTGGCGGAAAAAAATAACAGATTTAAATTATTAAAAAAATATGATTTTACGCCATCCGAGCTTAAACTAATTGAGGCGGCGAGAACCTTTGGCGTCTGGATTGACGAAAGAAAAAAATACGATTACCGGCTTAATTATATTTATGGTTTGATTCTTTTGGAATTAGGCGGAAGGTATAAGCTGGATTATAAGCATTTAAAATATTTATTCATTGATGAGCTGCCGTTGGCTAAAGACCGCGAGTTGGTTTTTAAATTGGCAGAAGAGAGAATAAAAAAGCAATTTATCGTAAAATACGATTCAGGTAAACGCCGGTTAATGAAATTAAAAGAAACAAAAATTTTTCTTAAAGATTTAAGCAAGCGATTTAAACCGGCCGAAATCAAGGGCCAAGTTGCCTGTCGCGGCAATAAAAAAATTTATCGCGGAGTCGTTAAAGTGCTGGTGTCGGGGAAAGAAGCCGGAAAGGTAAAAAACCGAGACTTTCTGGCGACTGCCATGACCACGCCCGATTATATTCAGGCCATGAAAAAAGCCATTGGCTTTATAACGGATGAAGGAGGAGTAACCTGCCATGCGGCCATTATTTCCCGCGAGATGAATAAACCCTGTATAATTGGTACCAAAATCGCTACTAAAATTTTGCATGACGGCGATTTAGTGGAAGTTGATGCGGATAAGGGGATTGTAAAGATAATAAAATAA
- a CDS encoding PEP-utilizing enzyme, whose amino-acid sequence MKKSDIFKIKKEKYVKTVKRDYPPFYSSLMIGSSADEKIYQDVIKTPYSRRDIVCLDYIWYYYKADEIIGKKIIVKEWNSKKAVARIKKVFSVKEKKLLASVNKDTNTFFEEFRNYMPSMNLIYFGEIFYDLAKNILIKKVGKNNAAELLNLIRLPLKDNFYKKEELNLLTAKNLKKHVKKYEWIYSRYGDERAYSLAEAREKLKNINKAKFLKEYKKNKKKLKTALAEAKKIIGKDKSHIIDIMQYIIFYRTQRTDIMNIASYFYIPKLKAEARRRGLTYKELLFCTKDEFLLGKIPPKAEIKKRMKSHVVVEINGVGVCYTGKIYNFLKKVFQEDGQQIKEFKGFIASRGYIKGRVKIVSSREDFKKVRTGDILVSPMTTPEMLPLMHKAAGFITDEGGITSHAAIVSREMNKPCIIGTKIATSVLHDGDLVEVDANKGIVKKLK is encoded by the coding sequence ATGAAGAAAAGCGATATTTTTAAGATAAAAAAAGAAAAATACGTGAAAACCGTGAAGCGGGATTACCCGCCTTTTTATTCGTCTTTAATGATTGGCTCCAGCGCCGATGAAAAAATTTATCAAGACGTCATAAAAACGCCATATTCAAGAAGAGATATCGTTTGCTTGGATTATATTTGGTATTATTATAAGGCCGACGAGATAATTGGCAAAAAAATAATAGTAAAAGAATGGAATAGTAAAAAAGCGGTCGCAAGAATAAAAAAGGTATTTTCGGTAAAAGAAAAAAAACTTTTGGCTTCCGTTAATAAAGACACAAACACATTTTTTGAAGAATTTCGCAATTACATGCCGTCAATGAATTTAATTTATTTCGGTGAAATTTTTTACGATCTGGCTAAAAATATTTTAATAAAAAAAGTCGGTAAAAATAATGCGGCTGAACTTTTAAATTTAATAAGACTTCCTTTAAAAGATAATTTTTATAAAAAAGAAGAGCTCAATTTATTAACCGCCAAAAATTTAAAGAAACACGTTAAAAAATACGAGTGGATCTATTCAAGATACGGAGACGAACGAGCCTACAGCCTGGCGGAAGCCAGAGAAAAATTAAAAAATATAAATAAAGCTAAATTTTTAAAAGAATATAAAAAAAACAAGAAAAAGCTAAAAACCGCTTTGGCCGAAGCTAAAAAAATAATCGGGAAAGATAAGTCGCACATTATAGATATTATGCAGTACATAATTTTTTACCGTACCCAGCGGACTGATATTATGAATATAGCCTCTTATTTTTACATCCCAAAATTAAAAGCTGAGGCTAGACGAAGAGGGTTGACTTACAAAGAACTTCTTTTTTGCACCAAAGATGAGTTTCTTTTAGGTAAGATTCCACCAAAAGCGGAAATAAAAAAAAGAATGAAGAGCCATGTTGTGGTAGAAATAAACGGAGTTGGCGTATGCTACACCGGGAAGATTTATAATTTTTTGAAAAAAGTATTTCAAGAAGACGGCCAGCAGATTAAAGAGTTTAAAGGTTTTATTGCTTCTAGAGGTTATATAAAGGGGAGAGTTAAAATAGTATCAAGTCGAGAAGATTTTAAAAAAGTTAGGACAGGGGATATTTTGGTCTCACCCATGACCACTCCGGAAATGCTGCCGTTAATGCATAAGGCCGCGGGTTTTATTACCGACGAAGGCGGCATCACCAGCCATGCGGCCATTGTATCTCGCGAGATGAATAAGCCCTGCATAATCGGGACAAAAATTGCTACCAGTGTTTTGCATGATGGCGATTTGGTGGAGGTGGATGCGAATAAGGGTATAGTAAAAAAGTTGAAATAG
- a CDS encoding serine hydrolase: MNKIFNQGKISSSVLWLIIFILGILAGRSLGIIFEKSALSQNEVNSDNVHPVRQSGYKFINPLLECEIEMSDKTNLFSFKNHILDFIEEKVDKKEIVSVSVYLRDLNNGPWSGINEKENFYPASLLKVPILMAYFKEAEKNPQLLEEKIVFNEHTEGDDLIQNFNPAEKVVFGQSYSVSDLLRRMIVFSDNKALDLLFLKIDSAALDRCYQDLGLSLPNIRTADDFMSVKEYASFFRILYNASYLSRDYSEKALEILSASDFKDGIVAGVDKDVKVAHKFGERKILIGGQEFNQLHDCGIVYNQASPYLLCIMTRGSNFEKMVEAIKNISRIVFEDMKNKQN; the protein is encoded by the coding sequence ATGAATAAAATTTTTAATCAAGGTAAAATTTCCAGCAGCGTCCTTTGGCTGATAATTTTTATTTTGGGAATTTTGGCCGGGCGGTCGCTAGGGATTATTTTTGAGAAAAGCGCTTTAAGCCAAAATGAAGTTAATTCCGATAACGTTCATCCCGTCAGACAGAGCGGTTATAAATTTATAAATCCGCTGTTGGAATGCGAGATTGAAATGAGTGATAAAACCAATCTGTTTTCTTTTAAAAATCATATTTTGGATTTTATTGAAGAGAAAGTTGATAAAAAAGAAATTGTAAGCGTGTCGGTTTATCTCCGTGATTTAAACAATGGCCCCTGGTCCGGGATCAACGAAAAGGAAAATTTTTATCCAGCCAGCTTGCTTAAAGTGCCGATTTTAATGGCTTATTTTAAGGAAGCGGAAAAGAATCCGCAACTATTGGAAGAAAAAATTGTTTTTAACGAACACACGGAAGGCGACGATTTGATTCAAAATTTTAATCCAGCGGAAAAAGTGGTTTTTGGCCAGAGCTATTCAGTGAGCGATTTATTAAGAAGGATGATTGTTTTTTCCGATAATAAAGCTTTGGATTTATTATTTTTAAAAATTGACAGCGCGGCTTTAGATCGCTGCTACCAAGACTTAGGCCTTTCGCTTCCTAATATCAGGACGGCTGATGATTTTATGTCAGTTAAAGAATACGCTTCTTTTTTTAGGATACTTTACAATGCTTCTTATTTAAGCAGGGATTATTCGGAAAAAGCCTTGGAGATTCTTTCCGCGAGCGATTTTAAAGATGGAATAGTCGCCGGGGTTGATAAGGACGTAAAAGTGGCGCATAAATTCGGCGAGAGGAAAATTTTGATTGGCGGACAGGAGTTTAATCAGCTGCATGATTGCGGGATTGTTTATAATCAGGCTTCCCCGTATTTGCTTTGCATTATGACTCGCGGGTCAAATTTTGAAAAAATGGTTGAGGCGATAAAAAATATTTCCCGAATAGTTTTTGAGGATATGAAAAATAAACAAAATTAA
- a CDS encoding CvpA family protein, translated as MLIFDIVLLIILAGFVFYGLFFGLIRTVGSLFAMVGGLWLTLIFYLDVFGWVKNLFFGHELSGKIITFFILFTLINRLIGFIFVLLDRTFDLISIIPFLKTINRLAGAALGFIEGGLVLGLALLFISQTGFSGWLDGSKMAPFLVSYTKVIMPLLPGLLDRIKGVI; from the coding sequence ATGCTAATTTTTGACATCGTTCTTCTGATTATTTTAGCCGGTTTTGTTTTTTACGGCTTGTTTTTCGGCTTAATCAGAACTGTTGGCTCATTATTCGCCATGGTCGGCGGCCTATGGCTAACCCTTATTTTTTATTTAGATGTTTTCGGCTGGGTAAAAAATTTATTTTTCGGCCATGAATTATCCGGTAAAATTATTACTTTTTTTATTTTATTCACTTTAATCAACCGGCTGATCGGTTTTATTTTTGTGCTTCTGGACCGAACTTTTGACCTAATTTCCATTATCCCTTTTTTAAAAACTATTAATCGGCTGGCCGGCGCAGCCTTAGGTTTTATTGAAGGCGGACTGGTTTTAGGCTTGGCTTTATTATTTATTTCTCAAACAGGCTTTAGCGGTTGGCTGGACGGTTCAAAAATGGCGCCGTTTTTAGTCAGCTACACTAAAGTCATCATGCCGCTTTTACCCGGGCTCTTAGATAGGATTAAGGGGGTAATTTAG